A region of the Paracoccaceae bacterium genome:
AAGGCAGGCGGAAATGCCGCCGATGCGGCAATCGCCGGGGCGGTGCTGCTGGGGTTCTGCGAACCGCAGATGACCGGGCTGGGCGGTGACTGTTTCGTCCTGCTGAAGCCTGCGGGTTCCGAGACGGTGATGGCGCTGAACGGATCGGGCCGGGCGCCCGCGGCCCTGTCGGCCGCCGCGCTGCGCGACCGGGGCCTGACGGCGGTGCCGGTTCACGGGGTCGAGGCGGTGACGGTGCCGGGCGCGGTGGATGCGTTCTGCCGCCTGAATGCCGACCATGGCCGGCTGCCGCTGGATCAGGTGCTGGCCCCGGCGATCCGCTATGCCGAGGAAGGCGTGCCCGTGGCGCCCCGCGTGGCGTCGGACTGGGCCGAGGCCGAGCCCGACCTGAAGGGCGCGGCGCGGCGCACGCTGCTGCTGGACGGCCGCGCGCCCCGCGTGGGCGAGGTGTTCCGCGCCCCCGGCCAGGCCGAGGTGCTGCGCCGCGTCGCGCGGCAGGGGCGCGCGGGCTATTACGAGGGCGAGGTGGCCGAGGACATGGTGGCCTCGCTGCGCGCGCTGGGCGGCACCCATACGATGGAGGATTTCGCCGCCACCGCCTGCACCTGGGGCGGCGCGGTCGAGGGAAGCTACAAGGGCACCGACCTGCTGGAACACCCGCCGAACGGGCAGGGCGCCACCGCGATCCTGATGCTGAACATCCTGTCGCATTTCGACATTGCCGCGCTGGACCCGCTGGGCGCGCAGCGCGCGCATCTGGAGGCCGAGGCGGCAAAACTGGCCTATGACGCGCGCAACCGGTTCATCGCCGATGCCGACCACACCACCCGGCTGGCGCACATGCTGTCACCCGAGACCGCCGCCGGGCTGGCCGCGCTGATCGATCCGGCGCGCGCCATGGCGAATCCCGCGCCGCTGACCGAGGCGATCCACCGCGACACGATCTACATCACCGTTGTCGACCGCGACCGCATGGCCGTGTCGCTGATCTATTCGGTCTACTGGTCCTTCGGGGCCTGCATCGCCTCGGAC
Encoded here:
- a CDS encoding gamma-glutamyltransferase family protein; this translates as MRDFQLPGRSAVYAANGVCATSHPLAAGAAIDILKAGGNAADAAIAGAVLLGFCEPQMTGLGGDCFVLLKPAGSETVMALNGSGRAPAALSAAALRDRGLTAVPVHGVEAVTVPGAVDAFCRLNADHGRLPLDQVLAPAIRYAEEGVPVAPRVASDWAEAEPDLKGAARRTLLLDGRAPRVGEVFRAPGQAEVLRRVARQGRAGYYEGEVAEDMVASLRALGGTHTMEDFAATACTWGGAVEGSYKGTDLLEHPPNGQGATAILMLNILSHFDIAALDPLGAQRAHLEAEAAKLAYDARNRFIADADHTTRLAHMLSPETAAGLAALIDPARAMANPAPLTEAIHRDTIYITVVDRDRMAVSLIYSVYWSFGACIASDRFGINFQNRGAGFTLAAGHPNELAGGKRPMHTIIPAMLRSEGRVTMPFGVMGGAYQPCGHARVASNLIDFGMDPQTALDAPRSFAGPEGMQVERGYAPGVAAELAAMGHQVTAPDIPLGGAQAILIHPSGYLEGASDPRKDGCALGY